One genomic window of Streptomyces sp. WP-1 includes the following:
- a CDS encoding ATP-binding protein, with translation MTAEHVPAAPGTRPLANWTTRRWLRVGVSASLALLAVLSGLGVWAMGRATSISNDLVNTRSPALTNSVRLETALVNQETGVRGYGLTGEKQFLEPYRQGLADEKSAVDRLHQLLSGDAREQADLRTVLGRARTWQQRIATPISGAPAGAPVPIATDRAAEGKAAFDHLRQAMTAQQNHLLSARMSAVGDLNRAQTLCDWVFAAVALVIVLLAAAVFEGLRRGVSGPLTRLSSDAGRVTRGDFTHRIAASGPADLRKLSTDIDAMRSRLADELATSEHTRRLLDEQAADLKRSNEELEQFAYIASHDLQEPLRKVSSFTQLLQRRYSGQLDERADQYIGYAVDGANRMQTLINDLLAFSRIGRVLNNHETVDLDTLLDDTLDALSVSIAEAGARVTRDDLPAVAGDSTQLGMLWQNLISNAVKFRAPDRSPEIHISAAEEDGVWRFSVTDNGIGIDPEYADRVFVIFQRLHTKDRYPGSGIGLAMCKKVVEHHGGTIAVAPLSTPGTRITFTLPSTPPPTQHLPVK, from the coding sequence ATGACCGCAGAGCACGTCCCAGCCGCTCCGGGCACCCGCCCCCTGGCGAACTGGACGACACGACGCTGGCTGCGTGTCGGCGTGAGCGCCTCGCTCGCCCTGCTGGCCGTCCTCAGCGGTCTGGGCGTCTGGGCGATGGGCCGGGCCACCTCGATCAGCAACGACCTCGTCAACACACGCTCACCCGCGCTGACCAACTCCGTGCGCCTGGAAACGGCGCTGGTCAACCAGGAGACCGGGGTCCGCGGCTACGGCCTGACCGGCGAGAAGCAGTTCCTCGAGCCCTACCGGCAGGGCCTGGCCGACGAGAAGTCCGCTGTCGACAGGCTCCACCAGCTCCTGTCCGGCGACGCGCGCGAGCAGGCCGACCTGCGCACCGTCCTCGGCCGCGCACGCACCTGGCAGCAGCGCATCGCCACCCCTATCTCCGGTGCCCCGGCCGGTGCCCCCGTACCCATCGCCACCGACCGGGCCGCGGAGGGCAAAGCCGCCTTCGACCACCTCCGGCAGGCGATGACAGCCCAGCAGAACCACCTCCTGAGCGCCCGCATGAGCGCGGTCGGCGACCTGAACCGTGCCCAGACGCTGTGCGACTGGGTCTTCGCGGCCGTGGCACTGGTCATCGTCCTGCTGGCCGCCGCGGTCTTCGAGGGGCTGCGCCGTGGTGTCAGCGGGCCACTGACCCGGCTCAGCAGCGACGCCGGGCGGGTCACCCGCGGCGACTTCACCCACCGCATCGCCGCATCCGGTCCGGCCGACCTGCGCAAACTGAGCACCGACATCGACGCCATGCGCAGCCGGCTCGCCGACGAACTCGCCACCAGCGAGCACACCCGCCGGCTCCTCGACGAACAGGCCGCCGACCTCAAACGCTCCAACGAGGAATTGGAGCAGTTCGCCTACATCGCCTCCCACGACCTGCAGGAACCCCTGCGCAAGGTCTCCAGCTTCACCCAGCTCCTCCAGCGGCGCTACAGCGGCCAGCTCGACGAACGCGCCGACCAGTACATCGGCTACGCCGTCGACGGCGCGAACCGCATGCAGACCCTGATCAACGATCTGCTCGCCTTCTCCCGGATCGGCCGTGTCCTCAACAACCATGAGACCGTCGACCTCGACACACTCCTCGACGACACGCTCGACGCCCTCAGCGTCTCCATCGCGGAAGCCGGTGCCCGCGTCACCCGGGACGACCTCCCCGCCGTCGCGGGCGACTCCACCCAGCTCGGCATGCTGTGGCAGAACCTCATCTCCAATGCCGTGAAATTCCGCGCCCCCGACCGCTCTCCCGAGATCCACATCTCGGCAGCCGAGGAAGACGGTGTCTGGCGGTTCTCCGTCACCGACAACGGCATCGGCATCGATCCCGAGTACGCCGACCGTGTCTTCGTCATCTTCCAGCGCCTGCACACCAAGGACCGCTATCCCGGCAGCGGCATCGGACTGGCCATGTGCAAGAAAGTCGTCGAACACCATGGCGGCACCATCGCCGTGGCGCCCCTCTCCACCCCTGGAACCCGTATCACCTTCACCCTGCCGAGCACCCCACCGCCCACACAGCACCTTCCGGTGAAGTGA